GCGATGGCGTCCACGATGCCCTCGGGCGTTCCCGGGGTCGGCACTTTATGGGTCGAGAGGATGTTGCCTTCCTCGTCGACCACGCCGGCCGCGATCTTCGTGCCGCCGATATCGACGCCGATGGTGAGTCCCATGAATCCCTCAGTTTCGGTCGAGCCCCGCTACGGCCAACCGTACCCGAGCCCCTGCCGTCAGGGGGTTTCAGTCCAGGTCGATGCGTTCGCCGGGGCCGGTGTCGTCACCGCGGTCGTCGAGGTCGCGCGGGTTCGCGTTCCGGGCCGTCCAGCGCTGCTCCTGCGCCTGGACCGCGGAACGGTACGCGGCGAGTAGCTCGCCTCCCGCGGCGGCGAGGTGGTCGAAGACGTCCGGGTTGCGTTCGATCACGGGCTCGACGGCGGCCCTGGCCTGCTGGACGACCTGCTTGACCACCTGCTGGGCGGCGGGTCCGGCGATGCCGCCGAGGAGCGGGGACTGAAGGCCGGACAGCTTTTCGGCGACGTTGTCCACGAGCTTGCGCAGTTCTTCGGCGGCCGAGCCCGGGGGCGGGCCGTACTGGGTGCGGCGGCGGGCCTTCTCCGCCGCGAGGTCCTCGGCGCACGCCGTCGACCACGCGTCGGCGTCGGTCGCCCGTACCTCGTCCACGGCGTCCACGGTCTCGTGATCGTCGGCGTCGGACGCGGGGAGCTCTTCGCTCATGACGGACTCCTGACTACGGTTCGTCCCTACGACGTTACCCGAATGGGCGTACGCGGTTCACGGGGTCCGGGGCCACAGTTCCGGGTCCGGCTCGAACCGGATCCGCAGCTCGCCCTCGCGCAGCGCGGCACCGGCGACGGTGCAGCGGCGCAGGGCGGAGGGCAGGGGCACGATCCGGCGGAACTGCCCCGCGCTGACGACGAGTTCGTCGCCGCGCCGGACCAGGTCCAGTTCCTCGCGTATCGCGCCGGGCAGCGGGATGTGCCACACCAGCACCCCGTCCTCGGCGAGCTGGTCGATGACGGGCCACTCGACGGTGGAGCTCGTGCCGTTGACCTCGGACACGGAGAGGGCCGTGAGGTCGTCGGCGCCGCGCGGATCGTGGCCGAGGTGCCGGACGGCACGGACGTCGTACGACTCCTGCCACTCCTCCAGGGTCTTGCGCTGCTGGGCGACCAGGGCGGCGGGCCACTCCTGCGGTACGACGCGGTTGGCGACCAGGGTGTCGGGGCGCAGACCGCGCAGGGCGAGGGCGAGCCCGGCGGACCGCACGGCGTCGGCACCGGCGGGGCCGGGCTCCGCCACCAGCCGCAGGACGCAGTGCCGGTCGGCGAGGACGGCCTCGACCGCGCCGAGTTCGGTGTCCCAGCGGGCGGCGGTCTCGTACAGCCACTCCGAGGGCATGGGGATACCGGCGAGCCGGCCGAGCACGGGGCGCAGGCCCGCGGCCGCCTGGCGCTCCGCCGGAAGCAGGCGGCGCAGGTAACGGCGGAGTTCCTCGGGCAGGGAGAGCAGGGCGAGGGCCTGCTGGGTGGGCGGAAGGTCCACGACGAGCAGGTCGTGCCGCTCGGAGAGCGCCGCGTCGCGCAGGGCGCGGAGCAGGGTGAGTTCCTCGGCACCGGGGAGGGGGGTGACCTCCTCCGGGTCCAGCCGGGAGGCACCGAGCAGGTCGAGCACCTTGGCGGCACGGTCCTGGAACCCGGCGAGATCGTCCCGGAAACCGGCGGTGGCGTCGGGGCGCCAGGCGGTGAGACGGGGGGCGACCTGCACGGGGGCCGCTCCGGTGGGTACGCCGAGAAGGGTGCCGAGGGTGTCGGTGCGGTCGGCGGAGAGGACGAGGGTGCGGGTGCCCTCTCGGACGGCGGTGAGCGCGGTGGCGGCAGCGACGGTCGTACGTCCGCTGCCGCCTGGCCCGGTGATCAGGATGGTGCGCATAGGCGTGAACCGTAACTCACGCCGCGGTTCACCCCGGTTGTGCGGTGTCACGGCTGCGGGCCGGTGGCGGGCCGTACCCACCTGGGGCGCGGGGAACTGCGCGACCAGCCCCCACCGGCCCGCAGCCGACAGCGAACCGGCGAAGCCCTACTTCCCCGCTTCCACCCGCTTCTTCAGCCCGGCCAGCGCCCGGTCGATGATGACCTTCTCCGCCTTGCGCTTGATCATCCCCAGCATCGGGATCTTGACGTCGACCGTCAGCAGATACGTGACCTCGGTCGCCCCGGCCCCGGCCGGCTTCAGCACGTACGACCCGTCGAGCGACCGCAGCATCTGGGACTTCACCAGCGTCCAGGACACCTCGTTGTCCCCGGTCCAGCTGTACCCGAGTACCTGGTCGTCCTTGATCGCCCCCGCGTCCATGACGAGCCGGACCTGCTCGGCGCGCCCCTGAGCGTCGGTCGCCAGCACCTCCGCCTGCTTCACCTCACCGGTCCAGTCCGGATAGCGGGCGAAGTCGGCGATCACCGCCATGACGTCGGCCGGTGCCGCCTCGATCGTGATGCTCGAGCTGGTGTGTTCCGCCATCGCGGTGGCTCCTCCAGATGCGGGCCGGTAAGAAAGATCCCGGACAAGGAGATCCCGGTCCGAGACCGTCATACGCACGTGTGTGCAGCGTGAAGGCTACCGCGCACGTGAACGCCCGACTTCACCCCCACCGGCCTCGGTGCCTCACCATTCCAACGCCCACGGCTTCCCGCTCCCCGCGAAGTGCCCCACGTTCACGCACTCGGTCGCCCCGATCCGCATCCGGCGGGCGAGCGGCTGGTGGACGTGACCGAACAGCGAGTAGCGGGGGCGGGTGCGGTGGATGGCGGCCAGCAGCGCCCGGCTCCCCCGTTCGAACCGCCGCGCCACCGTGTCGTAGACCAGCTCCGGCACCTCCGGCGGGATGTGCGTGCACAGGACGTCGACCTCGCCGACCGCCTCGATCTTCGCTGCGTACTCCTCGTCGCTGATCTCGTAGGGCGTGCGCATCGGTGTCCGCAGCCCGCCGCCGACGAAGCCGAAGACCCGTCCCCCGATCTCCACCCGCTCGCCGTCGAGCACGGTCGTGCCGGGCCCGGCGTACTCCGGCCAGAGCGACGGCATATCGACATTGCCGTAGGTCGCGTACGTCGGTGTCGGGAAGGCCGCGAACATCTCGGCGTACTGCTTGCGCACCGCCTTCTCGATCACGGGGGCGCGGTCCGCGCCGATCCCGCCCCAGAGCCGGGCCCCGAGCTCCCGCGCCTCCTCGAAGCGGCGGGCGGTGCGCAGTTCCACGATCAGGTCGGCGTTCTCCACGCCGAACAGGTCGGGGAAGATCCCGCGCGAGTGGTCGGCGTAGTCGAGGAAAAGGACGAGGTCACCCAGGCAGATCAGGGCGTCGGCGCCCTCGCCGGCGCCGGCCAGGTCACGGGCGTTGCCGTGGACGTCGCTGACCACGTGGACACGGGTTCGGCCGTTACCGGCGGGTGTGGGTGCCATGACGATCAAGGGTAAGCGTGTGGGGCAAACGTGAACAGTGGCGACGGGACCTGCGGTTACTGGCCAGTCAGTAAGTAGGTGGACTAGTCTTCGTGGGAGAACCCCCATCCGTGTGACGCGGCGAACATCTCGCCCGGCCCCCCTGTCGAAGAGGCCATACCGGCGGGTAACGTCCGGGCAGTCCAGCCGTGCTCAGGATTTCAACCAGTGGCTGAAACCACTGGGGACCCCGAGCACTGCCCGAGCCGTGGACCGCACCGTCGCATCGCACAACGTCGTGGCGCCGGCGCCCTATGAGGAGCAGCAGTCTTGCGCGAGTTCAGCCTTCCGGCTTTGTACGAGGTCCCTGCGGACGGCAATCTCACCGACATCGTCCGGAGAAACGCCGCGCAGCACCCCGATGTCGCCGTCATCGCCCGCAAGGCGGGCGGCCAGTGGCAGGACGTGACCGCCACGGTCTTCCTGGCCGAGGTGCACGCCGCCGCCAAGGGGCTCATCGCCTCCGGCGTCCAGCCGGGCGACCGGGTCGGTCTGATGTCCCGTACCCGCTACGAGTGGACGCTGCTCGACTTCGCGATCTGGAGCGCGGGCGCGGTCACCGTGCCGGTGTACGAGACCAGCTCGGCCGAGCAGATCCAGTGGATCCTCTCCGACTCGGGCGCGACCGCCTGCGTCGTGGAGCTGGACGGCCACGCCGCGGCCGTCGAATCGGTGCGCGAGGGTCTGCCCGCGCTCAAGCACGTCTGGCAGATCGAGGGCGGCGGGGTCGAGGCACTGGGCCGCGCGGGCAAGGACATCAGCGACGCGGCCGTCGAGGAGCGCAGCTCGCTGGCGAAGGCCGACGACCCGGCGACCATCGTGTACACGAGTGGCACCACCGGCCGCCCCAAGGGCTGCGTGCTCACCCACCGCAGCTTCTTCGCCGAGTGCGGCAACATCGTGGAGCGGCTGCGCCCGCTGTTCCGCACCGGCGAGTGCTCGGTGCTGCTCTTCCTGCCGCTCGCGCACGTCTTCGGGCGGCTCGTGCAGATCGCGCCGATGATGGCGCCGATCAAGCTGGGCATGGTCCCGGACATCAAGAACCTCACCGACGAGCTGGCGTCCTTCCGGCCGACGCTGATCCTGGGCGTCCCGCGTGTCTTCGAGAAGGTCTACAACTCGGCGCGCGCCAAGGCGCAGGCGGACGGCAAGGGCAAGATCTTCGACAAGGCCGCCGACACGGCGATCGCCTACAGCAGGGCCCTGGACACCCCGTCGGGTCCGTCCCTCGGCCTGAAGATCAAATACAGGACCTTCGACAAACTCGTCTACAGCAAGCTGCGCGCGGTCCTCGGCGGCAAGGGCGAGTACGCCATCTCCGGCGGTGCCCCGCTGGGCGAGCGACTCGGGCACTTCTTCCGCGGCATCGGCTTCACGGTCCTGGAGGGCTACGGCCTGACCGAGTCCTGTGCCGCGACCGCCTTCAACCCCTGGGACCGCACGAAGATCGGCACGGTCGGGCAGCCGCTGCCCGGTTCGGTGATCCGGATCGCGGACGACGGCGAGGTGCTGCTGCACGGCGAGCACCTGTTCAAGGGCTACTGGAACAACGAGGCCGCCACGGCCGAGGCGCTGATGGACGGCTGGTTCCACACCGGGGACATCGGCACCCTCGACGAGGACGGCTACCTCCGCATCACCGGGCGCAAGAAGGAGATCATCGTCACCGCGGGCGGCAAGAACGTCGCCCCGGCCGTGATCGAGGACCGTATCCGGGCACACGCGCTGGTGGCCGAGTGCATGGTGGTGGGCGACGGGCGGCCGTTCGTGGGCGCGCTGATCACCATCGACGACGAGTTCCTGGGCCGGTGGGCCGACGAGCACGGCAAGCCGGCGGGTTCCACCGCGGCGTCGCTGGCCGGGGACGCGGACCTGAACGCGGCGATCCAGGCCGCGATCGACGACGGCAACGCCGCGGTGTCGAAGGCGGAATCGGTGCGGAAGTTCCGCATTCTGTCCTCCCAGTTCACGGAGGAGACGGGCCACCTGACGCCGTCGCTGAAGCTCAAGCGGAACGTGGTGGCGAAGGACTACGCGGACGAGATCGAGGCGATCTACGCGAAGTAGTACGCCCTCTCGCAGCAGGTCATGGCGCGGTGTCCTCGGCGAGGACCCGCGCCATGGTGCGTTCGGCGAGCGCGGTGATGGTGACGAACGGATTCACCCCGATGTTGCCGGGGATCAGCGAGCCGTCGGTGACGTACAGCTTCGAATAGCCCTTCACCCGGCCGTAGTTGTCGGTTGCCTTTCCCAGTACGCAGCCTCCCAGCGGGTGGTAGGTGAAGTCGTCGGCGAAGACTCTGCTGGGGGATCCGAAGAGGTCGTACCGGTAGATGGTCGAGTTGGCGGAGTTGATCCGGTCGAAGAGCTTCTTGGCCATGCCGGAGGAGACCGCGCTCTGCGCCGCGCTCCAGTCGAGGCCCAGCCCGCCGCTGCCGTACGAGAACCTGGCGCGCTGCGGGTTCTTGGTGATCGCCAGATAGAGGCTGACCCAGTGTTCCAGTCCCGTGGGCAGCGGGGCGATCTCCGCGAAGACGGGGTTGTCGGTGTTGGCCCAGTCGTCGATGCCCATGACCGGCATGGTCGACTGGTTGGCGCCGACGGTGTCCCACAGGTGGTTGGCGCGCCCGAGCATCGTGTTGCCGTTGGGTCCCCAGCCGGCCCCGACGCTCGTGTCCAGTGCCGGGAGCGTCCCCGACTGCTTTGACCGGAGCAGGAGTTCACTGGTCCCGAGGCTGCCGCCGCCGAGGAACAGATAGGTGCAGCCGTACTGCTTGGTCTCCACGACCGCGCCGGTGTCGTCGACGCGTTCGGCGCTCAGCACCCAACTGCCGTTGCTCGCCCGGCTGATGCCGGTGACCTTCTCCATGGTGTGGATGGTGACGTTGCCGGTGCCGAGCGCGGACGCCAGATACGTCTTGTCGAGGCTCTTCTTGCCGTAGTTGTTGCCGTAGATGACCTCCTGGCCGAGGGCGGACTTGGTGGCGGTGCCGGCGGCCTCGCGCTGCATGTAGCCGAAGTCGTAGACGCTGGGCACGAAGGTGGTCTTGAGGCCGGTGTTGGTGGCGTGCTTCCGGGAGACCCGGGTGAACTGGTACCACTCGGTCGACTCGAACCAGGCCGGGTCGACCGTGTTGACGCCGAGCATGGCGCGGGCGCGTGGGAAGTACGTGCTGTACATCTCCGCGGTGTCGACGGTCGGGAACTGCTCGGCGAAGTAGGTCTGGAGCGGGGTGACCGCCATCGAGCCGTTGACGAGGGAGCCGCCGCCGACGCCGCGGCCCACGAAGACGGACATGTTGGAGAAGTGCACCCGGTCCAGGACGCCGGGGTAGGGGTTGATGTCCTTGTTGACGACGTCCAGCCACAGGAAGCTGGCCAGCGGGGCCTCGGTGCGGGTGCGGAACCACATGGAGCGCTGGTCGGGGTTGGCGGTGTTGCAGAAGACCTTGCCGTCGGGCCCGGCGGTGTTCCAGAGCCGGCCCATCTCGAGGACGAGGGTGCGGATGCCTGCCTGGCCGAGGCGGAGGGCGGCGACGGAGGCGCCGTAGCCGGAGCCGACGACGATCGCGGGTGCGGATTCGACCGCGGCGGGCTCGTCCGCCCGGGCCGACTGGAGCCCGACGCGGGTGAAGCCGAGAGTGGCCGCCGTCTGAAGAGCGGCCATACCAAGGATCTGACGTCTACTCAGCTGACGCTGTATCAGTTTTCCTGTCATGCGCGCAGCATCGGCGGATTATCCGCCTCCGGCTATAGCAACGTCTTCAACTTTTCCGCCAACAAATCCCATCGCCACTTCTCTTCGACCCACTCCCGTCCCCGCTCCCCCATCCGCCTCCGCAGTTCCGCGTCGCCGAGGAGGACGACGATCCGCTCGGCGGCCTCCTCGACCGAACCGCCGCGCACGACCCAGCCGGTCTCACCGTCGAGCACGGCGTCCGGGGCGCCTCCGGAGTCCCCGGCGACGACGGGCAGTCCGGTCGCGGAGGCCTCCAGATAGACGATCCCGAGCCCCTCGACATCGAGCCCGCCCCGCCGCGTCCGGCACGGCATGGCGAACACGTCCCCGGCGCCGTAGTGCGCGGGCAGTTCGGCCCAGGGCACGGCTCCGGTGAAGCGCACGGAGTCGGCGACCCCGGTCTCCCGGGCGAGCCTGCGCAACTCCTTCTCGTACGGCCCGCCGCCGACGATCAGCAGGACGGCGTCGGGCTCCTGCACGAGAATCCGCGGCATGGCGAGGATCAGCGTGTCCTGCCCCTTGCGCGGCACCAGCCGCGAGACACACACCACCACCGGCCGGTCCGTCAGCCCCAGCCGCGCCCGCACGGCCTCGCCGCCCGACCCGGGGTGGAAGGTCTTCTCGTCGACCCCGGGCGGCAACTGCACCATCCGCCCGGCGGCCCGCGCCGTCAGCGCCCCGGCGATCCGCGAGCGCGTGTACTCGCCGAGGTAGGTGACGGTGTCCGTCGACTCCCCGATCCGCCTCAACAGCTGCCGTGCGGCGGGCAGTTGGGCCCACCCCGCCTCGTGCCCGTGGGTCGTGGCGACCAGCCGCTCGGCACCCGCCCGCCTGAGCGCCGGTGCCATCAGCCCGAGCGGCGCGGCCGCCCCGAACCACACCGACGTACAGCCGTGTTCACGCAGCAGCCCGACGGCCTTGCGGGTGGTCCCGGGCGTCGGCAGCAGCATGGTCGTCGAGTCCCGTACGACGGTGAAGGGCTGCTCGGCGTCGAAGGCGGCGGTGGCCTCCACGCCCTCCCGGCCGCGCTTCCAGGTGGAGGCGAGGACGACGAGGCGCTCGGGGTCGAGCCGCAGCGCCATGTTGTGCAGGAACGCCTGGATGCCACCGGGGCGGGGCGGGAAGTCGTTCGTCACGATCAGGGTCTTGTGCATCGCCGCAGACCCTACCGAACCGGCTGCTCACAGCCGGGCACGGCCGCGTTTATGGCACCCTCACAGGAGGGCGGGACATCATGTTCCCCTCAAGGTGCGGATGAGAACGGCAGGGGATCACGTGGAGACGAAGGCCGGGCGGCGGTCTCTGACCGGACTGCTGCTGACCTGGGGCGTGACCAGGCTGTTGCTCCTGCTGTGGGTCTACAAGGTGTACGTCTTCCCGGGCCCGGACGTCACCAGTGACGTGTCGGTCATCTACCAGGGCTGGTACGACGTCCTGCGCACCGGAACGTTCCCGCAGTCCGACGTGACCTGGCAGTATCCGCCCGCCGCGGCCCTCGCGATCCTCTCTCCCGCCCTGCTGCCCTTCCTGGAGTACACACAGGCATTCTTCCTGATCGCCTTCGCCGCCGACCTGGTCGTCCTGCTCCTGCTGCTGTACGCGGGCCGGCGCCCCGGGCGGCGGTTGCGGGGGGCCTGGGTGTGGGTGGCGGGCGTACCCCTGCTCGGCCCGACCGTCTACTCCCGCTACGACGTGATGGTGACCGCGGTGGCGGTCGCCGCGGTGCTCGCCGCCGCCCGGCATCCGCGGGTGGCGGGGGCGCTGGTGGGCTTCGGGGCACTGCTGAAGGTGTGGCCGGCGCTGATCCTCGTCGGGATCCGCAGGCGCAGCGTCTGGGCCTCGGCCGCGGTGACGGTCGCGGTCGTGGCCGGACTGTTCTCCGTCGCGATGCCCGGGGCCTTCGCCTTCCTGAACTTCCAGCGGGAGCGGGGCACCGAGGTGGAGTCGCTGGGCTCCCTGGTCTTCCACATCGCCCGCCACTACGGCTGGAACGGCTCCGTCCTGCTCAACTACGGCTCGGTCGAGTTCCTCGGCCCCTGGGTGACCCTCGTCAGCACGGCCGCGATCACCCTGACCGGCATGGCCTTCGGTCTGCTGCTGCTGTGGCGGCTGACGGCCACCCGGTTCGAAGCGCACACGGCGGCCGACGCGGCGCTGGTGGCGGTGCTGATGTTCACCACCACCAGCCGGGTGATCAGCCCGCAGTACATGGTGTGGCTGGTCGGCCTGGCCGCGGTGTGCCTGTGCTTCCGCGCCAGCGGGATGGGCGTGCCGGCCGCGCTGGTGCTGACGGCGTGCTTCGTCACGGTCCTGGAGTTCCCGATCTGGTTCGCGGACGTCGTGGGCAGCACCCCGCGCGGCATCGCCCTCCTGTTCGTCCGCAACGGCCTGCTGGTCCTCGCCACCGTCATCGGCATGCGCGAACTGTGGAGGGCGACGGTCCCGACGCCGGCCCCGGCGCTCCCGGCCCCGGATCAGACCGAGGCCCCGGCCCAGGAGGCCTCCGCGTCGTCCTGAACCGGACTGTCCGCCCCCGACGGCGGACTGGCCCTACGGCACCTGTTTCGCCCGCGGAGGCCGTCGAGTCGCCCGGTCAGCCGAGCTGAGTGCGCAGGTACTGCCGCCACTCCGCGGTGAAGTCGGCGAGGTCGGTGTCGAGCACCTTCGCCAGGGCCCCCTCGACCGCGCCCGGCCGCTTCCCGTGGGCACCCACGGCCCGGTAGAACTCGCCCAGCTTCGCCTCGCCCCACCGGTCCGCGATCATCCGGCAGGCCATCCAGCCGCCCTCGTAGGACAGCGCGAGCCCGGTCGCGGTGCCGCTGAAGCCGAAGTCCGCGTCGGACGGCAGGGCTGCCGGGACCCGGCGCTCGGCAACGGCCTCCCCCAGCTCCGGCGCGGCCTCGGCCGGGGTGCGCCCGGTACCGCGGTAGCCGACCCAGTCCGCGTACCCCTCGGACAGCCACAGCGGGGTCGCGGCGGAGGTGTCGGCGCGGGTGGCGACGTGGGTGGTCTCGTGGGTGAGCACGACCTGCCGGCCCAGGGTGCCGAGGAGGCCGTACGCGTCGGGGTTGACGATGATCCGGTCCGCGGGCGCCTGCGCGGGGGCGCCCGTCTCGCCGGTGGTGACGGCGGCGATCCCGCGGTACGAGGAGGCGGGCGAGCCGAGCAGGCCGGCCATGCCCTCCAGGGACTTCGGTACGAGCACGACGACATGGCGGGACCACGCGGTGCCCCAGGCGTCCGACACGGCCGGCACCGCCCGGTCGGCCAGCTCCGCGAAGGTGTGCAGCTTCTCGCCGGACTGTCCGACGCCGAGGACCAGGCTGCGCTTCCCCCTGACCACGGTCACCTCACCCTGGTCCCACAGCTGTTGCGAGGCCTTCGTGGCGGGCTTCTCACTGACGACGTACCACTGACCGGACGCGTCCAGGGAGAGGTCCAGGACGCGGGCGGCGGTGACCGGGGCCCGGTCGTAGCCCTGGACCTGGTAGCGCAGTTCGGCGTCGGCGGTGGCCGTGGAGCCGTCGCGGTGCACGCCGGTGACCTTGTAGGACCAGGTGGCGAGCGGTACCGCGCTGACGTCCTGGAACCAGCCCGCGGCACCGGTCTCGGCTATCGCCGCACTGTCCCGGTCCAGGACCGCGGCTGCCCTCCGGTCGAGGACGTGCTGTACGTCGGCCCTCGCGGTGTCGGCGGCCGTCGGCCTGCCGCCGCACGCCACGAGGGAGACGAGCAGCAGGCACACCACCACGGCACCGTGTCCCGACGCCCGCCTTCGACCAGCCATGTTTCCCGATCGTACGGGCTCACGGGTTCCCGGTCAGGGGCGCGTGACCGTCGCGCCCGGCATCATGCCCACCGGGTCGTAGCGGACCGGGGCGCCGGGGTAGGGGGCGTGGACGACCTGGCCGTTGCCGACGTACATGCCGACGTGACTGGCGTCGCCCCGGTAGGTGACCAGGTCGCCGGGCCGGGCCTCGGAGAGCGGGACCTGGCGGCCCGCGTAGCGCTGGGCCTGCGAGGTGCGTGGCAGGGAGACCCCGGCCTGGGCGTACGACCACTGCATCAGGCCCGAACAGTCGAAGGCGCCCGGCCCGTTGGCGCCCCACACGTACGGCTTGCCGACCGCGGACTGCGCGGCGGCCACGGCGGCGGCCGCCCGGCCCGAGGGCGCCACGGCACCGGTGAGGTCGGGCAGCTCGTCGCGGCCCGAGCGGGAGGCCCGGTCGTACGCGGCGCGCTCGTCGGACGGCAGGGAGTTGAGCAGTGCGCGCGCCCGGGCGAGCTTCCTCTCCACGGTCCGCTTGTGGGAGGCGACAGCCTTGCGGCTCGTCTCCAGGTCGGCGAGCTTGCGGGCCGCCTCGGTGCGGTCCTGGGCGAGTTCGCGCATGGCCTCCTGGAGGTCCTTGAGCTCACCTGCCTGGCGGGCGTTGATCCGGTCGAGGACGGCGGCCTTGTCGAGGTAGTCGTCCGGGTCGTCGGAGAACAGCAGCGCGAGGGACGGGTCGAGTCCGCCGGAGCGGTACTGCGCCCCGGCCAGCGAACCGAGCGACTCCCGCATGGAGTTGATGCGCTCCTGCTGCCGGGCGATACCGTCCTGAGCGGTGCCGACCTCCTCGCGCAGCGAGTCGGCGCGCTCGTCGGCCTTGTTGTAGGCCTCGGTGGCCTGCTCGGCCTGCTCGTAGAGACGGTCCACCTCGGCCCGGGTGCCTTCGGACGGGGCGGCGTGCGCCGGTACGGCACCGAGCGCGGCGGCCGCCGCGGACAGTGCGCACAGGGCGACACCGGCGCCCCGGTTGAACCCGGACGTCTGGACAAGGCGGCGATGGGACCCCACGGAGGCCGCGCTCCTTCCATTGGCGGACGAGAACGCGGCAGACAGTAGCCCCGGGAACGGGGCCCGGCCAAAGACCTCAAGAGGTGCATAACGTGACGCCCCGCCTCAGACGCAGGTCATGGGCGGGGCGTGGAGTCAGATGAGGTTGTCGCGATTCGCCCGAACGGGGGTCGGGCCGTGGTGTGTCAGATCCGCACGCCGAACTGGAACGGCATGTTGTTGATCGACTCGTAGCGCACGACGGTGCCGGTGCGCGGGGCGTGGATGACCTGGCCGTTGCCCGCGTACAGGGCGACGTGGTGCAGGTCGCCGTAGAAGATGACCAGGTCGCCGACCTTGAGGTCGCTCATGCTGTAGATGCGCGTGCCGGCGTTGGCCTGGGCCTGGGAGGTGCGCGGGATGGTGATGCCGGCCTGGGCGTAGGCCCAGGAGGTCAGACCCGAGCAGTCGTAGGAGGCGGTGCCGGTGGCGCCGTAGACGTACGGCTTGCCGAGCTGGGTCTGGGCGGCGTTGAAGGCCGCCTGGGCCCGGGCGGAGGACGCGGGGGCGTCACCGAGGTCCACGCGCTCGGTGGCGGAGCGGCTGGCGCGGGAGTCGGCGGCGGCGAGC
This is a stretch of genomic DNA from Streptomyces sp. NBC_00285. It encodes these proteins:
- a CDS encoding glycosyltransferase 87 family protein, giving the protein METKAGRRSLTGLLLTWGVTRLLLLLWVYKVYVFPGPDVTSDVSVIYQGWYDVLRTGTFPQSDVTWQYPPAAALAILSPALLPFLEYTQAFFLIAFAADLVVLLLLLYAGRRPGRRLRGAWVWVAGVPLLGPTVYSRYDVMVTAVAVAAVLAAARHPRVAGALVGFGALLKVWPALILVGIRRRSVWASAAVTVAVVAGLFSVAMPGAFAFLNFQRERGTEVESLGSLVFHIARHYGWNGSVLLNYGSVEFLGPWVTLVSTAAITLTGMAFGLLLLWRLTATRFEAHTAADAALVAVLMFTTTSRVISPQYMVWLVGLAAVCLCFRASGMGVPAALVLTACFVTVLEFPIWFADVVGSTPRGIALLFVRNGLLVLATVIGMRELWRATVPTPAPALPAPDQTEAPAQEASASS
- a CDS encoding DUF5304 domain-containing protein gives rise to the protein MSEELPASDADDHETVDAVDEVRATDADAWSTACAEDLAAEKARRRTQYGPPPGSAAEELRKLVDNVAEKLSGLQSPLLGGIAGPAAQQVVKQVVQQARAAVEPVIERNPDVFDHLAAAGGELLAAYRSAVQAQEQRWTARNANPRDLDDRGDDTGPGERIDLD
- a CDS encoding metallophosphoesterase family protein, whose protein sequence is MVSDVHGNARDLAGAGEGADALICLGDLVLFLDYADHSRGIFPDLFGVENADLIVELRTARRFEEARELGARLWGGIGADRAPVIEKAVRKQYAEMFAAFPTPTYATYGNVDMPSLWPEYAGPGTTVLDGERVEIGGRVFGFVGGGLRTPMRTPYEISDEEYAAKIEAVGEVDVLCTHIPPEVPELVYDTVARRFERGSRALLAAIHRTRPRYSLFGHVHQPLARRMRIGATECVNVGHFAGSGKPWALEW
- a CDS encoding GMC oxidoreductase codes for the protein MAALQTAATLGFTRVGLQSARADEPAAVESAPAIVVGSGYGASVAALRLGQAGIRTLVLEMGRLWNTAGPDGKVFCNTANPDQRSMWFRTRTEAPLASFLWLDVVNKDINPYPGVLDRVHFSNMSVFVGRGVGGGSLVNGSMAVTPLQTYFAEQFPTVDTAEMYSTYFPRARAMLGVNTVDPAWFESTEWYQFTRVSRKHATNTGLKTTFVPSVYDFGYMQREAAGTATKSALGQEVIYGNNYGKKSLDKTYLASALGTGNVTIHTMEKVTGISRASNGSWVLSAERVDDTGAVVETKQYGCTYLFLGGGSLGTSELLLRSKQSGTLPALDTSVGAGWGPNGNTMLGRANHLWDTVGANQSTMPVMGIDDWANTDNPVFAEIAPLPTGLEHWVSLYLAITKNPQRARFSYGSGGLGLDWSAAQSAVSSGMAKKLFDRINSANSTIYRYDLFGSPSRVFADDFTYHPLGGCVLGKATDNYGRVKGYSKLYVTDGSLIPGNIGVNPFVTITALAERTMARVLAEDTAP
- a CDS encoding glycosyltransferase family 4 protein; this encodes MHKTLIVTNDFPPRPGGIQAFLHNMALRLDPERLVVLASTWKRGREGVEATAAFDAEQPFTVVRDSTTMLLPTPGTTRKAVGLLREHGCTSVWFGAAAPLGLMAPALRRAGAERLVATTHGHEAGWAQLPAARQLLRRIGESTDTVTYLGEYTRSRIAGALTARAAGRMVQLPPGVDEKTFHPGSGGEAVRARLGLTDRPVVVCVSRLVPRKGQDTLILAMPRILVQEPDAVLLIVGGGPYEKELRRLARETGVADSVRFTGAVPWAELPAHYGAGDVFAMPCRTRRGGLDVEGLGIVYLEASATGLPVVAGDSGGAPDAVLDGETGWVVRGGSVEEAAERIVVLLGDAELRRRMGERGREWVEEKWRWDLLAEKLKTLL
- a CDS encoding SRPBCC family protein, which gives rise to MAEHTSSSITIEAAPADVMAVIADFARYPDWTGEVKQAEVLATDAQGRAEQVRLVMDAGAIKDDQVLGYSWTGDNEVSWTLVKSQMLRSLDGSYVLKPAGAGATEVTYLLTVDVKIPMLGMIKRKAEKVIIDRALAGLKKRVEAGK
- a CDS encoding AMP-dependent synthetase/ligase → MREFSLPALYEVPADGNLTDIVRRNAAQHPDVAVIARKAGGQWQDVTATVFLAEVHAAAKGLIASGVQPGDRVGLMSRTRYEWTLLDFAIWSAGAVTVPVYETSSAEQIQWILSDSGATACVVELDGHAAAVESVREGLPALKHVWQIEGGGVEALGRAGKDISDAAVEERSSLAKADDPATIVYTSGTTGRPKGCVLTHRSFFAECGNIVERLRPLFRTGECSVLLFLPLAHVFGRLVQIAPMMAPIKLGMVPDIKNLTDELASFRPTLILGVPRVFEKVYNSARAKAQADGKGKIFDKAADTAIAYSRALDTPSGPSLGLKIKYRTFDKLVYSKLRAVLGGKGEYAISGGAPLGERLGHFFRGIGFTVLEGYGLTESCAATAFNPWDRTKIGTVGQPLPGSVIRIADDGEVLLHGEHLFKGYWNNEAATAEALMDGWFHTGDIGTLDEDGYLRITGRKKEIIVTAGGKNVAPAVIEDRIRAHALVAECMVVGDGRPFVGALITIDDEFLGRWADEHGKPAGSTAASLAGDADLNAAIQAAIDDGNAAVSKAESVRKFRILSSQFTEETGHLTPSLKLKRNVVAKDYADEIEAIYAK
- a CDS encoding ArsA family ATPase, with product MRTILITGPGGSGRTTVAAATALTAVREGTRTLVLSADRTDTLGTLLGVPTGAAPVQVAPRLTAWRPDATAGFRDDLAGFQDRAAKVLDLLGASRLDPEEVTPLPGAEELTLLRALRDAALSERHDLLVVDLPPTQQALALLSLPEELRRYLRRLLPAERQAAAGLRPVLGRLAGIPMPSEWLYETAARWDTELGAVEAVLADRHCVLRLVAEPGPAGADAVRSAGLALALRGLRPDTLVANRVVPQEWPAALVAQQRKTLEEWQESYDVRAVRHLGHDPRGADDLTALSVSEVNGTSSTVEWPVIDQLAEDGVLVWHIPLPGAIREELDLVRRGDELVVSAGQFRRIVPLPSALRRCTVAGAALREGELRIRFEPDPELWPRTP